The sequence TCCGGCAGACCCAGATCGACGATTGCGAGGTCATGGTGATATTCGCGGGTCTGGTAGAGCGCCTCCTCGGCGCTGGCCACCGCGTCGACCACATGGCCGCTTTCGCTCAGGCGAGTCCATAGGTGGTGGCGCAGCAGCGCCTCGTCTTCCACCACCAGCACTTTCATTTGCGGCTCCTGTCATGCAAAACGGCCGGGGCGATCCCGGCCGTGGTCCCAGGGTGAAGCAGGCGATGACGGCTTAGAAGTGATAGTTCACGCCCAGGTAGGCCTGCTTGCTGCTGTGCACGTCGATCGAACCGACCTTGCCGACGCCTCGCTCGGCGACTTCGGTACCGGCGTTACTGCGCAGGTAACGGTAGCCGGCTTCGATGGACGCATTCTTGCCGACATCCTGCAGCACACCGGCCTGCAGGCCGACCAGATAGCCGATGTCGCTGTCACGGCGATAACCGCTGGACTCGTTCTCCAGCTTGGTCAGGCCAGCGCTGGCGCCGCCGAACAGGCGAGTGGTATCGCCGACCGGCAGGAACATATCGTAGCTGCCGATCAGGTTCTGCTGGCGCAGCTTGAGCGAGCTGCCGTAGTCGTCGGAAACGTTTTCGTAGGTGGCATAGTAGCGTGCTTCGTCGGTCATCTGCCCGGCGCGCACGCCCCAGGTGCCGCTGTTCTTGATGATATCGTCGAACCGGTCCTGGCCCATGTTCTGTTTCAGGGTGCTGGAACGGTCGATGTTGACCGTGCTCTTGCCCCAGGTGAGGCCGGCGAAGTTTTCCGCGGCATGCGCGCCAAGGGTGAAGAGGCTCAGGCTGGTGGCGATGGCCAGGGTATGCAGCTTGTTCATGTGTCGCTCCTTTGCAGGCATGGATAAGTGACGTGATCATCCTGCCTGCGAGGCCCTGAACCGCGCCTGAACCCTGGCTGAACCTGAGCTGAACGAGCGTGCTGTGCTCGTCGATCTAGCGGCCGCGACGACCCAGCAAGGCGACCAGCGCTGCCGCGCCCACTGCGACGGCGGCCGTGGTCGCGATCGGGTGTTGCGTGGCCCGGGTATAGAGGCTACGGGTCAATACCCTCCCTGGGTAATCGCCGCTGGCCTTGCCTTCGTCGACACTGCCGACATCGCTCGCGTACAGCGTGCCGCGTGGATGCCGGTCCGGGCGGCCGCTTTGCAGGGCGTCGTAAACCAGGGTGCGGTTGATCCAGTCAGCCAGTCGCGGTGCGTTCTGGGCCAGGCGCGACAACAGCTTGGCGTTGCCGATGTAGACGTCGCGCTGCGGATGTTCGGCGGCGTGGAGGATTGCCCGCGCCACCACTTCCGGCGCATAGACCGGTGGCGGAAACACCGGCGCGCTGGGCAGGCAGTTCTTCGAGTGATCCATGAACTGGGTGTCGGTCGAGGACGGGCGCACCAGTGTCACCGAGATCGGCGTGCCGGACTTCTGCAGCTCGACGCGGAGCACGTCGGTCATGGCCTTGACCGCATGTTTGCTGGCGGCGTAGCTGGCATGGAAGGGCAGCGCGTTGGCTGACTCGACACTGCCGATGTTGATCAGCGCACCGCCCTTGTGGCGCAGGTGCTTCACGGCGATGGATGAGCCGTAGTGGGTGCCCCAGAAGTTGGTCTGCATGACCTGGTAGTGATCCTCGTCGCTGACCTCGTCGAAGCGCCCCCACACCGAGCTGCCTGCGTTGTTGATCCAGGTGTCGAATCCGCCGAAATGGGCAATCGTCTCGTTGGCGACCCGTTCGAGCTGTTCGCGCTGCCCGACGTCGGCCATGACATGCAGGACGCGGTCACCGGCGTTCAGGTCGCGTTCGATGTCGGCCAGGGCCACTTCGTTGCGAGCCACCAGGACCACGCGCGCGCCGCGCTCGACGGCCAGCCGCGCGGTGGCCAGGCCGATGCCGCTCGAGGTCCCGGTGATGACGATGACTTGCTCGTTCAGGGGTTTCAGGGAAATGCGCATCGGATCGCCTCGCAAAACGGCAGGTGGGTGGGCTCGGTAGAAGCCATCGACCCGCCTCGGGTTCCGGACAGGCGATGGATGGCAACGGGGCCGGGAGCCTGTCCGAGCGCTCGCTCAGTGGCGGTATGGCAGGCGCGGCCCGTCGCCAATCGAATCGATCAAGTCGCCGGTTCGCCACTCGGGCGGCGCCGATACAGTGTGTGTGCCACGGTCTCGGAACTCTTTGATGGCCAATTGCTCTCAATCTGGCTCGGGAGCTTCTCCCGCTTATCCCCCTCGGCCAGCACGCGTCGCGATGATCGTGCAGCGGGCTGGCCTGATGCGAAGGTGCAGGAATGAAACGCTTTGTAGTGCTGGATAGTTTTCGCGGTATTTGCGCGGTCGCGGTGGTGCTGTTTCATACCCAGATACTCTTGAGCTTTTCCGAGCTGAGTTTCTTCCGGCATGCCGATCTGTTCGTCGAGTTCTTTTTCGTGCTCAGCGGCTTTGTGCTGTTTCACGCCTATGGCCGGCGCGATTTTGGACCCGACGCATTCAAGCGCTTCATCATCAGCCGTACCTTTCGGCTGTATCCGCTGCATCTGGTGATGCTGCTCGTCTTCATCGGGCTGGAGTTCGGCAAGCTGTGGGCCGAGCACCATGGGTTCTCCTTCAACGATGCGGCGTTCAGCGGCAAGACGGCGCCGAGCGAGATCCTGCCCAATGCCTTGCTGCTGCAGAGCTGGATCGGCGACTTCAACAGCCTGTCGTTCAATACGCCGGCCTGGAGCATCAGCATCGAGTACTACCTGTACATGGTGCTGGGGCTGGTGCTGCTGGTCATGCCACGCTACTGCGCACAGGTGCTGGCGCTGGCGACACTGATTTCGTTCGCGGCGCTGTATGTCGAGCTGGATGTGATCAAACCATTCATCTGGCGTGGCGCGTCCTGCTTCTTCGCCGGCGCACTGACCTATCGCCTCTATGAACGGCTGGAACCGGCGATCGCGCGCCTGGATGATCGGCCCTTGTTCACCGCGCTCGAGGTCCTTTGTCTGCTGCTGGTGTACCGCACGCTGACGCACGAAACGCCTCATCAGGGGATGGTTGCCAGCCTGCTTTTCTGCGCGGTGGTGCTGGTGTTTGCCAACGAACGTGGCGCCCTGTCGCAACTGCTGCAGCGGCGCGGCTTCGCGCGCCTGGGCGAGCTGTCGTTCTCGATCTACCTGACGCACGCGGCTGTGATCTTTGCCTTCACCAGCGCCGCGGTGGTGTTGTCCAAGCTCACCGGCAGCCAATACACACTGATACTCCAGCAGCCTGGGAGCGAGCAGATCATGCGCTACATCAGCACGGGCAGCGTACTGATGGACGACCTGCTGACAATGGTGGAGCTGGGCGCGGTCCTGGCGGTATCGTGCCTGACTTACCATTACGTGGAGCTCAAGGGCATCGAACTGGGCCGCCGCCTGGCGCGCAATGAGCCGCTGCGGCTATCGCAGGTTTGAGCCGACCCTGACGATCAGTTCGTCCGGCGCAAGCGGTCTTGGCAGCGGTGGCAGGTCCGGTTCCGGTGACCCGGGGCTGGCGGGCTGGGTTGCGGGATAGCGCTGGCGCAAGGGTGGTTGTGCCTGGCCATCGATGGACCAGGTCAGCGTCGCTTCGATCCGGCTGCCTTCGGGCAAGCCGAGGCGGTTGTTCAGCGGGCATTGCACGACGGGCCCGCTGGTCAGCTCCCCCGATTGCCGGCTGCGGCTGGTGCCGGCGCGACCGAGGGTATGTACCTCGAGCTGATAGGCGATTGGGTAGGGTTGTGCGCTGCTGAAGCACAACCGAAGGCGGACGAGGTCGTCGTCGGGGGTGAG is a genomic window of Stutzerimonas stutzeri containing:
- a CDS encoding SDR family oxidoreductase; the protein is MRISLKPLNEQVIVITGTSSGIGLATARLAVERGARVVLVARNEVALADIERDLNAGDRVLHVMADVGQREQLERVANETIAHFGGFDTWINNAGSSVWGRFDEVSDEDHYQVMQTNFWGTHYGSSIAVKHLRHKGGALINIGSVESANALPFHASYAASKHAVKAMTDVLRVELQKSGTPISVTLVRPSSTDTQFMDHSKNCLPSAPVFPPPVYAPEVVARAILHAAEHPQRDVYIGNAKLLSRLAQNAPRLADWINRTLVYDALQSGRPDRHPRGTLYASDVGSVDEGKASGDYPGRVLTRSLYTRATQHPIATTAAVAVGAAALVALLGRRGR
- a CDS encoding outer membrane protein encodes the protein MNKLHTLAIATSLSLFTLGAHAAENFAGLTWGKSTVNIDRSSTLKQNMGQDRFDDIIKNSGTWGVRAGQMTDEARYYATYENVSDDYGSSLKLRQQNLIGSYDMFLPVGDTTRLFGGASAGLTKLENESSGYRRDSDIGYLVGLQAGVLQDVGKNASIEAGYRYLRSNAGTEVAERGVGKVGSIDVHSSKQAYLGVNYHF
- a CDS encoding acyltransferase family protein, encoding MKRFVVLDSFRGICAVAVVLFHTQILLSFSELSFFRHADLFVEFFFVLSGFVLFHAYGRRDFGPDAFKRFIISRTFRLYPLHLVMLLVFIGLEFGKLWAEHHGFSFNDAAFSGKTAPSEILPNALLLQSWIGDFNSLSFNTPAWSISIEYYLYMVLGLVLLVMPRYCAQVLALATLISFAALYVELDVIKPFIWRGASCFFAGALTYRLYERLEPAIARLDDRPLFTALEVLCLLLVYRTLTHETPHQGMVASLLFCAVVLVFANERGALSQLLQRRGFARLGELSFSIYLTHAAVIFAFTSAAVVLSKLTGSQYTLILQQPGSEQIMRYISTGSVLMDDLLTMVELGAVLAVSCLTYHYVELKGIELGRRLARNEPLRLSQV